The Acutalibacter muris genomic sequence GTGGGGAGCGTTCATTGGGTGATTTTCGGCAGTTTTCGGCCCTTTCCAGCAACACATACAGACGGGTTCCAGCCCTATCTCCTCAATTATTTCCACACAGTTTTTCCGCGTGTGGGTCGGGGTGTGGGTCAGCCAAAACATAGCAGGCAAACCCACAAACCGGCTCCGACAAATACGCTCAAAATTTGCGCCGCTTAACAAAGAATAGCGAGCTTGTAATAAGAGCATCCTCCGGGCGTTCATCAGGCCGAAGAAAAACTTCAGCGTCTCCCAAAATTTTGGACGCAAGCATGGAGGCGAAGAATAGTGTTCCCTTCTCAACGGGCATAACATGACAAAAATCGAAAAAGCAAAAAGAGCATGAAAAGGTCTGTTTTGATTTCTTAAACCAAAACCATCTCCAAGGTCAACCGGCGTGTCGCTATCTATATTTCCTATGGAGGATATTAATTCTACTTGTTACTGTTCCCATTATTTCATGGTTTGCATATAAACATTATCATGTTAACTTGTGATAATTATCTACAATTTCTTTCATGGAGACGCTTTGCAGGCTGACTTGCAAAGCGTCACGAATCCCATCATAAGAAGCATCTAAAACGCTGTGAATATTTTTTCCAATCGGACAGAGAGGGGACGGCGCGGCGTGGATCCCGATCAGCTTGTTCAAAAAATCCGGCTCCAATGCGTTGCATATGCGGTAGAGCGTGATGTCCTCCAAGGGACAGCTGAGCGTTGCGCCGCCTGTTCCGAGCTTGACAGAGAGTATCCCCTCTTTTTTCAGACCGCTGATAATATTCCGGATGGTAACGGGATTGCTTCCTGTGGAAAGCGAGAGCAGGTTGCTGGTAACCTT encodes the following:
- a CDS encoding RrF2 family transcriptional regulator, with amino-acid sequence MHISTKCSIAIHCLIFINEYGETQKVTSNLLSLSTGSNPVTIRNIISGLKKEGILSVKLGTGGATLSCPLEDITLYRICNALEPDFLNKLIGIHAAPSPLCPIGKNIHSVLDASYDGIRDALQVSLQSVSMKEIVDNYHKLT